Proteins encoded together in one Thermodesulfatator atlanticus DSM 21156 window:
- a CDS encoding pyruvate kinase alpha/beta domain-containing protein — MAIYFEKAGRENTDQALKIAYDAFEKRSIKHVIVASTFGDTGLKAAELFKGKGANLIVVTHNVGFREPGKLEMSPETRAKIESLGAKVYTGTMVLRSIGTAIRELQQYSQQDLIANTLRLFGQGIKVCVEIALMACDAGLVPPEDVITVAGTARGADTVAIIKAMPSNKMFSLKVREILAKPRDW; from the coding sequence TTGGCTATTTATTTCGAAAAAGCAGGCCGTGAAAATACTGATCAGGCATTAAAAATTGCCTATGATGCCTTTGAAAAAAGGAGTATCAAGCACGTTATTGTTGCTTCTACCTTTGGAGATACAGGCCTTAAAGCGGCAGAGCTTTTTAAAGGTAAGGGGGCGAATTTAATCGTTGTTACGCACAACGTTGGTTTTCGGGAACCCGGCAAATTAGAAATGTCCCCTGAAACACGGGCAAAAATCGAATCCTTGGGGGCAAAAGTTTATACTGGTACCATGGTGCTGCGAAGCATAGGCACCGCTATTCGTGAGCTACAACAATATTCTCAGCAAGACTTAATAGCCAATACCTTGCGTCTTTTTGGGCAGGGGATAAAGGTATGCGTAGAGATAGCTCTAATGGCTTGTGATGCTGGGCTTGTGCCTCCAGAGGACGTTATAACCGTAGCTGGGACCGCACGCGGCGCAGACACCGTAGCCATTATCAAAGCCATGCCCTCAAACAAAATGTTCAGCTTAAAGGTGCGCGAGATCCTGGCTAAACCTAGAGACTGGTAA